A single genomic interval of Macadamia integrifolia cultivar HAES 741 chromosome 6, SCU_Mint_v3, whole genome shotgun sequence harbors:
- the LOC122080610 gene encoding LOB domain-containing protein 1-like produces MVMGVPAKAPAKISQPCAACRMLRRRCGSDCLLAPYFPPKEADNFVVVHKVFGASNVMKMLQMVEESKREDCVKSIVYEASARLRDPVYGISGAIFHLQKQVQELELQLESMRTQFLESQERKNQLLRILMDFQCQLPISPIDDAMFDQIDFFLDDGTIPVLGYDPKEFPLHCDWIL; encoded by the exons ATGGTTATGGGAGTGCCTGCAAAGGCACCGGCGAAGATTAGCCAGCCCTGTGCCGCTTGTAGGATGCTTCGTCGGAGATGTGGGAGTGACTGTTTGTTGGCACCATATTTCCCTCCTAAAGAAGCTGATAACTTCGTTGTCGTTCACAAGGTGTTCGGTGCTAGCAACGTTATGAAAATGCTGCAG ATGGTAGAGGAGAGCAAGAGGGAAGATTGTGTGAAGAGCATAGTCTATGAAGCAAGTGCAAGGCTGAGGGACCCAGTTTACGGGATCAGTGGAGCCATATTTCACCTGCAGAAACAAGTTCAAGAACTGGAGCTTCAACTGGAATCGATGAGAACCCAATTTCTGGAATCACAGGAACGAAAGaatcaactcttgaggattcTGATGGATTTTCAGTGCCAACTTCCCATCTCCCCCATTGACGATGCGATGTTCGATCAAATTGATTTTTTCTTAGACGATGGCACAATACCAGTACTGGGTTATGATCCAAAAGAATTTCCATTGCATTGTGATTGGATTTTATAG
- the LOC122081191 gene encoding RNA-binding KH domain-containing protein RCF3 has product MERSRSKRNHYYDQDFDSQTLPRTKPRYHHRNNNQSHHYNNSTSSHQTHHRRGGGGGGGRLPKAPGVSPTATTCYRILCHDNKVGGVIGKSGSIIKAIRQETGAWINVHALMPGDEERIIEISDARRRDPDGRAPSFSPAQEALLMIHERILASDSEFGFGYVGGADDDDDDYGPRSGGGGGNGGRVATRLVVSRMHVGSLLGKGGKIIEQMRIETKTQIRILPRDHNLPRCVSMSEEIVQVVGDINDVKNAIAIISSRLKESQFRDRSHFQGRVHSPERFFPSDDDFSLHMNNIPHRSPIDEATLRPRSSAGVPSLRNNSYGSRTSGYAFESGAGSIADHQSQPFSGEDLVFRILCPYDRVESVMGEANGIIEMLRGEFGVDVRVSDPVPGSEERIIIITSDEALDDELFPAQEALLHIQSRIVDLGPDKDNIVTTRLLVPSGEIGCLEGRDGSLSEMRRLTGANIDIIPRDELPVCVLGADELIQIVGEIRAARDALVEVTSRLRSYLYRDISFSKDFVPPSISAAAPAGSMFGLEVASPSRISSRESFQGSDTPASYQNVQAVTIARTSKEAGASSSGSLDRVEGDIREDVPIVLNRIAVPLVTRSTLEVVIPEYAIPKLIMRSGNKLAQISELSGASVSLVEDRPELTEKIIQISGTPEQAERAQSLLQGFILSTQEDGPSS; this is encoded by the exons ATGGAGAGATCTAGATCGAAAAGGAATCACTATTATGATCAGGACTTCGATTCCCAAACCCTACCACGGACAAAACCACGCTATCATCATCGTAACAACAATCAAAGCCATCATTATAACAACAGTACCAGCAGTCACCAGACTCACCACCGCCGTGGCGGTGGCGGCGGCGGTGGTCGTTTACCCAAAGCTCCGGGAGTTTCTCCTACTGCAACCACATGTTATCGCATCCTATGCCACGATAATAAAGTTGGTGGTGTGATTGGTAAGTCTGGTAGTATTATTAAGGCAATTCGTCAAGAGACCGGGGCTTGGATTAATGTTCACGCACTCATGCCCGGCGATGAAGAACGGATCATTGAGATCTCCGACGCCCGTCGACGTGACCCCGACGGACGTGCCCCATCTTTCTCCCCGGCTCAGGAGGCGCTGCTCATGATCCACGAACGGATTCTGGCGAGTGATTctgaatttggttttggataTGTTGGGggtgctgatgatgatgatgacgattaTGGTCCGCGTAGTGGTGGCGGCGGCGGCAATGGTGGTCGTGTTGCCACCAGGCTGGTTGTGTCAAGGATGCATGTGGGATCTTTGTTGGGTAAGGGTGGGAAGATCATTGAGCAAATGAGGATAGAGACAAAGACTCAAATTAGGATCCTTCCAAGGGATCATAATCTGCCCCGGTGTGTTTCGATGTCAGAGGAAATTGTTCAG GTTGTAGGTGATATTAACGACGTGAAAAATGCTATAGCAATTATTTCATCACGCTTGAAAGAGAGCCAATTTCGTGACCGCAGTCATTTCCAGGGACGGGTACATTCGCCGGAGCGGTTTTTCCCTTCTGATGATGATTTCAGTCTGCACATGAACAATATACCTCACCGGTCACCCATAGATGAGGCCACATTAAGACCACGATCTTCTGCAGGTGTGCCCAGTCTGAGAAACAATTCATATGGCTCACGTACATCTGGCTATGCATTTGAGTCAGGGGCTGGTTCCATAGCGGACCACCAGTCACAGCCATTCTCTGGTGAGGACCTTGTGTTTCGAATTCTTTGCCCATATGACAGGGTTGAGAGTGTAATGggagaggccaatgggatcatAGAAATGCTCAGGGGTGAATTTGGTGTGGATGTTAGAGTTAGTGATCCTGTTCCTGGATCAGAGGAGCGAATAATCATTATTACTTCTGAtgag GCTCTTGATGATGAACTGTTTCCAGCTCAAGAAGCTTTATTGCATATTCAGAGTCGAATTGTAGATCTTGGCCCAGACAAAGATAACATTGTAACCACTAGGTTGCTTGTGCCATCTGGTGAGATTGGGTGTCTAGAGGGGCGAGATGGATCATTGTCTGAAATGAGGAGACTAACTGGCGCAAATATAGATATCATTCCCAGAGATGAACTTCCTGTATGTGTACTAGGGGCCGATGAGCTTATACAG ATTGTGGGTGAGATAAGAGCAGCCCGAGATGCTCTTGTTGAGGTGACATCAAGGCTTCGGAGTTACTTGTATCGTGATATCTCCTTTTCAAAGGATTTCGTACCACCTTCCATCTCAGCAGCAGCCCCAGCTGGGAGCATGTTTGGATTGGAGGTTGCTTCCCCCAGTAGAATTTCAAGCCGTGAAAGTTTCCAGGGAAGTGACACTCCTGCAAGCTATCAAAATGTGCAGGCTGTTACAATTGCACGGACATCAAAG GAAGCTGGAGCATCTAGTAGTGGATCATTGGACcgagttgaaggtgatattcGTGAAGATGTGCCAATTGTGCTGAATAG AATTGCTGTGCCACTCGTCACTAGAAGCACACTGGAAGTTGTCATCCCGGAGTATGCCATTCCAAAGCTCATAATGAGATCCGGAAACAAGCTTGCACAGATCAGCGAG TTGTCAGGAGCAAGTGTTAGCCTTGTTGAAGATAGACCTGAGCTGACTGAAAAGATCATTCAAATATCTGGTACTCCAGAACAAGCTGAGAGAGCCCAGAGCCTACTTCAAGGGTTTATTCTGAGCA CACAAGAAGATGGTCCATCAAGCTAA
- the LOC122082789 gene encoding bidirectional sugar transporter SWEET4-like isoform X2, translating to MVSAEVARTTVGILGNITSLILFLSPLPTFIQIWKKGSVEQFSPAPYLATLLNCMIWLVYGLPLVHPHSMLLITINGSGCLIELTFVLLFLFYSDGRKRFRVLVMLMLEFAFVASVAILVLTLSHTISRRSLVVGSVCVFFGTLMYAAPLAVLKLVITTRSIEYMPFFLSLASFVNSICWTAYAVIRFDLFITIPNSLGILFGLVQLILYGKFYKSTQRQIEARKRQGKGDMGLPEVVLIQDSKKMIINNPTQQNGYLVSETPGQP from the exons ATGGTTTCTGCAGAAGTTGCTCGGACCACGGTTGGCATCTTAG GCAACATAACTTCTCTGATCTTGTTCTTGTCACCACT GCCAACTTTTATTCAAATATGGAAGAAAGGTTCAGTTGAGCAGTTCTCTCCAGCACCATATTTAGCCACTCTTCTGAATTGCATGATATGGTTGGTCTATGGGTTGCCACTAGTACACCCTCATAGTATGCTATTGATAACCATTAATGGATCTGGGTGTCTGATAGAACTCACATTTgtgcttctcttcctcttctactCTGATGGGAGAAAGAGGTTCAGAGTGCTTGTAATGTTGATGTTAGAGTTTGCATTTGTTGCCTCGGTCGCCATTCTTGTCCTGACTCTGTCACACACCATTTCCCGCCGCTCTCTTGTAGTTGGAAGTGTTTGTGTCTTCTTTGGGACATTGATGTATGCAGCACCCTTAGCAGTCTTG AAATTGGTGATTACCACTAGAAGCATAGAGTACATGCCATTCTTCCTCTCCCTTGCCTCCTTTGTCAATAGCATTTGCTGGACTGCTTATGCTGTCATCCGTTTCGACCTCTTTATCACA ATTCCAAACAGTCTAGGAATTCTCTTTGGGCTGGTGCAGCTGATATTGTATGGCAAGTTCTATAAATCCACACAAAGACAGATAGAGGCAAGGAAGCGGCAGGGGAAAGGTGACATGGGGCTGCCAGAAGTGGTTCTCATCCAAGACTCCAAGAAGATGATCATCAACAACCCAACTCAACAAAATGGTTATCTTGTTTCTGAGACACCTGGGCAGCCATGA
- the LOC122080609 gene encoding nephrocystin-3 isoform X2: protein MASISYHGNVKDWDKLIKCTKFHLETVILDKFIVNRPNTLLDSSSNPHIHDMSDYEREMQDFFIEVKTMLKKGDINDAVDLLQANYEAVKEQMDAGVKGMEQAAILDIIALGYMGIGDFKLVERLLNKLSEIVSSMKNGEPLLDSVLMHMGSMYAALGKFEDALSAYRRGLEILEIIFGKQSPFLIVPLLGMAKVFGSIGRVKKAVEIYDRALNILETSRGAESEDLVLPLFGLGNLLIMEGKASDAENSFKRILSIYTKLYGENDGRVGMAMCFLAHAKCAKGDVDEAIRLYRKGLQVMKYSKYMDLDDDIMEKMRIDLAELLHVAGREHEGRELLEESLLIAEKYKGNEHPSSVTHLLNLAISYSRSKKFVEAERLLRTSLRIMMKSVGPDDQSITVPMLHLAVTLYHLKQDEEAEHLALEAIRIREEAFGKESLPVGEALDCLASIQSRSRKDDGEVFALLKRVLSIQEKELGHESEDVVITLKKLVFYLDKLSNKDEILPLQRRLSMLRTKYKKYVKS, encoded by the exons ATGGCTAGCATATCCTACCATGGGAATGTGAAAGATTGGGACAAATTGATAAAATGTACGAAGTTCCATCTTGAAACTGTAATTCTTGACAAGTTTATTGTTAACAGGCCTAACACTTTGCTTGATAGCTCAAGTAACCCCCACATCCATGATATGAGTGAttatgagagagagatgcaGGACTTCTTCATCGAGGTCAAAACAATGCTTAAGAAAGGGGATATAAATGACGCTGTTGATCTTCTTCAAGCAAATTATGAAGCAGTTAAAGAACAGATGGATGCAGGTGTTAAAGGCATGGAGCAAGCTGCTATTCTTGACATCATAGCTTTGGGATACATGGGTATTGGGGACTTCAAGCTTGTTGAGCGCCTGTTGAATAAG TTGAGTGAAATTGTTAGCAGTATGAAGAATGGTGAACCACTTCTCGATTCAGTACTGATGCATATGGGAAGTATGTATGCAGCTTTGGGGAAATTTGAAGATGCATTGAGCGCGTACAGAAGGGGTCTTGAAATTTTAGAGATTATATTTG GAAAGCAGAGTCCTTTTCTTATTGTACCACTTCTGGGGATGGCAAAAGTGTTCGGTTCTATTGGAAGGGTAAAAAAAGCGGTAGAGATCTACGATCGAGCATTGAATATTTTGGAAACAAGCAGAGGTGCTGAAAGCGAAGATCTTGTGTTGCCTTTATTTGGTCTTGGTAATCTTCTAATCATGGAAGGAAAGGCTTCAGATGCAGAAAATTCTTTTAAGAG aaTTTTAAGCATATATACCAAATTATATGGAGAAAATGATGGAAGAGTAGGAATGGCTATGTGTTTCCTAGCTCACGCCAAGTGTGCAAAAG GGGATGTGGATGAAGCTATACGTTTATACAGAAAGGGTTTACAGGTCATGAAGTATTCAAAGTACATGGATTTAGATGATGATATTATGGAGAAGATGCGGATAGATTTGGCTGAGTTGCTTCATGTTGCAGGAAG AGAACATGAAGGACGAGAGCTACTGGAGGAGTCCTTGCTGATAGCTGAGAAGTATAAAGGAAATGAGCATCCCAGTTCAGTGACCCACCTTTTAAATCTCGCAATCTCTTATTCACGCTCTAAGAAGTTTGTGGAGGCTGAGCGCTTGCTGAGGACAAGTCTACGTATCATGATGAAATCTGTGGGTCCTGATGATCAATCTATAACTGTTCCAATGTTGCATCTTGCAGTTACTCTATACCATTTGAAACAGGATGAAGAGGCTGAGCATCTTGCTCTAGAGGCTATACGAATACGTGAGGAGGCATTTGGAAAAGAATCTCTCCCAGTTG GGGAGGCTCTCGACTGTTTGGCTTCCATCCAGTCCAGATCAAGGAAAGATGATGGTGAAGTATTTGCTCTGCTGAAGAGGGTGTTGAGCATCCAAGAGAAAGAATTGGGCCACGAGAGTGAAGATGTAGTGATTACTCTAAAGAAGTTAGTTTTTTATCTAGACAAACTGAGCAACAAAGATGAAATTTTGCCTTTGCAGAGAAGACTATCCATGCTTAGAACCAAATATAAGAAGTATGTTAAATCGTAG
- the LOC122082789 gene encoding bidirectional sugar transporter SWEET4-like isoform X3 — translation MQSGNITSLILFLSPLPTFIQIWKKGSVEQFSPAPYLATLLNCMIWLVYGLPLVHPHSMLLITINGSGCLIELTFVLLFLFYSDGRKRFRVLVMLMLEFAFVASVAILVLTLSHTISRRSLVVGSVCVFFGTLMYAAPLAVLKLVITTRSIEYMPFFLSLASFVNSICWTAYAVIRFDLFITIPNSLGILFGLVQLILYGKFYKSTQRQIEARKRQGKGDMGLPEVVLIQDSKKMIINNPTQQNGYLVSETPGQP, via the exons ATGCAATCAG GCAACATAACTTCTCTGATCTTGTTCTTGTCACCACT GCCAACTTTTATTCAAATATGGAAGAAAGGTTCAGTTGAGCAGTTCTCTCCAGCACCATATTTAGCCACTCTTCTGAATTGCATGATATGGTTGGTCTATGGGTTGCCACTAGTACACCCTCATAGTATGCTATTGATAACCATTAATGGATCTGGGTGTCTGATAGAACTCACATTTgtgcttctcttcctcttctactCTGATGGGAGAAAGAGGTTCAGAGTGCTTGTAATGTTGATGTTAGAGTTTGCATTTGTTGCCTCGGTCGCCATTCTTGTCCTGACTCTGTCACACACCATTTCCCGCCGCTCTCTTGTAGTTGGAAGTGTTTGTGTCTTCTTTGGGACATTGATGTATGCAGCACCCTTAGCAGTCTTG AAATTGGTGATTACCACTAGAAGCATAGAGTACATGCCATTCTTCCTCTCCCTTGCCTCCTTTGTCAATAGCATTTGCTGGACTGCTTATGCTGTCATCCGTTTCGACCTCTTTATCACA ATTCCAAACAGTCTAGGAATTCTCTTTGGGCTGGTGCAGCTGATATTGTATGGCAAGTTCTATAAATCCACACAAAGACAGATAGAGGCAAGGAAGCGGCAGGGGAAAGGTGACATGGGGCTGCCAGAAGTGGTTCTCATCCAAGACTCCAAGAAGATGATCATCAACAACCCAACTCAACAAAATGGTTATCTTGTTTCTGAGACACCTGGGCAGCCATGA
- the LOC122080609 gene encoding nephrocystin-3 isoform X1: MATSLHLAAPLSHSNREGQVRLYTHLNHWPKNILYFSVRLKSKKFSSKLYSMPCRTIAHPTSLRCFTTNGSEELRGHEKDFVSSGVSAPNYLQRPNTLLDSSSNPHIHDMSDYEREMQDFFIEVKTMLKKGDINDAVDLLQANYEAVKEQMDAGVKGMEQAAILDIIALGYMGIGDFKLVERLLNKLSEIVSSMKNGEPLLDSVLMHMGSMYAALGKFEDALSAYRRGLEILEIIFGKQSPFLIVPLLGMAKVFGSIGRVKKAVEIYDRALNILETSRGAESEDLVLPLFGLGNLLIMEGKASDAENSFKRILSIYTKLYGENDGRVGMAMCFLAHAKCAKGDVDEAIRLYRKGLQVMKYSKYMDLDDDIMEKMRIDLAELLHVAGREHEGRELLEESLLIAEKYKGNEHPSSVTHLLNLAISYSRSKKFVEAERLLRTSLRIMMKSVGPDDQSITVPMLHLAVTLYHLKQDEEAEHLALEAIRIREEAFGKESLPVGEALDCLASIQSRSRKDDGEVFALLKRVLSIQEKELGHESEDVVITLKKLVFYLDKLSNKDEILPLQRRLSMLRTKYKKYVKS, translated from the exons ATGGCAACTTCCCTTCATCTCGCAGCGCCGCTTTCTCATAGTAACAG GGAGGGCCAAGTGCGCCTTTATACGCATTTGAACCATTGGCCAAAAAACATTCTGTATTTCTCTGTTCGCctcaaaagtaaaaaatttagTTCCAAGCTTTATTCGATGCCCTGTAGAACCATTGCTCACCCTACTTCATTGAGATGCTTTACAACAAATGGTTCAGAAGAATTACGAGGTCATGAGAAGGATTTTGTTTCTTCTGGTGTTTCAGCTCCAAACTACTTGCAAAG GCCTAACACTTTGCTTGATAGCTCAAGTAACCCCCACATCCATGATATGAGTGAttatgagagagagatgcaGGACTTCTTCATCGAGGTCAAAACAATGCTTAAGAAAGGGGATATAAATGACGCTGTTGATCTTCTTCAAGCAAATTATGAAGCAGTTAAAGAACAGATGGATGCAGGTGTTAAAGGCATGGAGCAAGCTGCTATTCTTGACATCATAGCTTTGGGATACATGGGTATTGGGGACTTCAAGCTTGTTGAGCGCCTGTTGAATAAG TTGAGTGAAATTGTTAGCAGTATGAAGAATGGTGAACCACTTCTCGATTCAGTACTGATGCATATGGGAAGTATGTATGCAGCTTTGGGGAAATTTGAAGATGCATTGAGCGCGTACAGAAGGGGTCTTGAAATTTTAGAGATTATATTTG GAAAGCAGAGTCCTTTTCTTATTGTACCACTTCTGGGGATGGCAAAAGTGTTCGGTTCTATTGGAAGGGTAAAAAAAGCGGTAGAGATCTACGATCGAGCATTGAATATTTTGGAAACAAGCAGAGGTGCTGAAAGCGAAGATCTTGTGTTGCCTTTATTTGGTCTTGGTAATCTTCTAATCATGGAAGGAAAGGCTTCAGATGCAGAAAATTCTTTTAAGAG aaTTTTAAGCATATATACCAAATTATATGGAGAAAATGATGGAAGAGTAGGAATGGCTATGTGTTTCCTAGCTCACGCCAAGTGTGCAAAAG GGGATGTGGATGAAGCTATACGTTTATACAGAAAGGGTTTACAGGTCATGAAGTATTCAAAGTACATGGATTTAGATGATGATATTATGGAGAAGATGCGGATAGATTTGGCTGAGTTGCTTCATGTTGCAGGAAG AGAACATGAAGGACGAGAGCTACTGGAGGAGTCCTTGCTGATAGCTGAGAAGTATAAAGGAAATGAGCATCCCAGTTCAGTGACCCACCTTTTAAATCTCGCAATCTCTTATTCACGCTCTAAGAAGTTTGTGGAGGCTGAGCGCTTGCTGAGGACAAGTCTACGTATCATGATGAAATCTGTGGGTCCTGATGATCAATCTATAACTGTTCCAATGTTGCATCTTGCAGTTACTCTATACCATTTGAAACAGGATGAAGAGGCTGAGCATCTTGCTCTAGAGGCTATACGAATACGTGAGGAGGCATTTGGAAAAGAATCTCTCCCAGTTG GGGAGGCTCTCGACTGTTTGGCTTCCATCCAGTCCAGATCAAGGAAAGATGATGGTGAAGTATTTGCTCTGCTGAAGAGGGTGTTGAGCATCCAAGAGAAAGAATTGGGCCACGAGAGTGAAGATGTAGTGATTACTCTAAAGAAGTTAGTTTTTTATCTAGACAAACTGAGCAACAAAGATGAAATTTTGCCTTTGCAGAGAAGACTATCCATGCTTAGAACCAAATATAAGAAGTATGTTAAATCGTAG
- the LOC122082789 gene encoding bidirectional sugar transporter SWEET4-like isoform X1, whose translation MVLCCTILFDAISPILLHHKLLLPIMVSAEVARTTVGILGNITSLILFLSPLPTFIQIWKKGSVEQFSPAPYLATLLNCMIWLVYGLPLVHPHSMLLITINGSGCLIELTFVLLFLFYSDGRKRFRVLVMLMLEFAFVASVAILVLTLSHTISRRSLVVGSVCVFFGTLMYAAPLAVLKLVITTRSIEYMPFFLSLASFVNSICWTAYAVIRFDLFITIPNSLGILFGLVQLILYGKFYKSTQRQIEARKRQGKGDMGLPEVVLIQDSKKMIINNPTQQNGYLVSETPGQP comes from the exons ATGGTTTTGTGTTGCACCATATTGTTTGATGCAATCAG TCccattcttcttcatcataaGCTCTTGCTTCCAATCATGGTTTCTGCAGAAGTTGCTCGGACCACGGTTGGCATCTTAG GCAACATAACTTCTCTGATCTTGTTCTTGTCACCACT GCCAACTTTTATTCAAATATGGAAGAAAGGTTCAGTTGAGCAGTTCTCTCCAGCACCATATTTAGCCACTCTTCTGAATTGCATGATATGGTTGGTCTATGGGTTGCCACTAGTACACCCTCATAGTATGCTATTGATAACCATTAATGGATCTGGGTGTCTGATAGAACTCACATTTgtgcttctcttcctcttctactCTGATGGGAGAAAGAGGTTCAGAGTGCTTGTAATGTTGATGTTAGAGTTTGCATTTGTTGCCTCGGTCGCCATTCTTGTCCTGACTCTGTCACACACCATTTCCCGCCGCTCTCTTGTAGTTGGAAGTGTTTGTGTCTTCTTTGGGACATTGATGTATGCAGCACCCTTAGCAGTCTTG AAATTGGTGATTACCACTAGAAGCATAGAGTACATGCCATTCTTCCTCTCCCTTGCCTCCTTTGTCAATAGCATTTGCTGGACTGCTTATGCTGTCATCCGTTTCGACCTCTTTATCACA ATTCCAAACAGTCTAGGAATTCTCTTTGGGCTGGTGCAGCTGATATTGTATGGCAAGTTCTATAAATCCACACAAAGACAGATAGAGGCAAGGAAGCGGCAGGGGAAAGGTGACATGGGGCTGCCAGAAGTGGTTCTCATCCAAGACTCCAAGAAGATGATCATCAACAACCCAACTCAACAAAATGGTTATCTTGTTTCTGAGACACCTGGGCAGCCATGA